AGGCCAAGGATAGAAGACGAAAGCCTCCCCTTCAGGAAACACTTTTCTTCCCCTTGGTAGCTCGAGGAAACCATCGGTCTTGGCCACGGAAATGAAATCTCCAGAGGTATTGAAAAGGAGCGGCTTGGCCCATAGCTCGCCGCTCGGTCTAGACTCGATCATCGCTGGAACGAAAAGAGTCAGCTCTTGCTTGAAGCTCATGTCGTGGCTGATCTTAGCGTACACTGGTTTGGAAGCTGGCATCTGGAGCCACTTTTCCAAAGCGGGTACGACGTATCTTCGTAGACAGGTGAAGCAGGAAACTGGATTTCCGGGTAAGGCGAAAACCGGCAGGCGGGAACCGTCTCTGGAAAATTGCCCATACCACATCGGTTTGCCCGGCCTTTGGCTGACCCACTGAAATCGGATAGAGACTCCGAGTTTCGCGAGGATTTCGGGTACGTAGTCGAACTTCCCCTTCGATACCCCTCCGGCCAAAATAAGGGCGTCGCAGCTACTGAGGATTTGGCGAAGTTCAGTTTCGATCTGCTCTGGATCATCGGGGATGTGGACAAGGTTTACCTCTTGGAATCCGGCGGATTCGAGGGCGGCTCCAAGGGTCGCATCGTTGGATCTCCTTATCTGATGGGATTCAGGTATCTGGTCAATGGATACGAGCTCGTCGCCGGTTGATACGATTGTGATCTTTGGGGTTTTGGATACCAGTAGCTTCGATTTTCCGACTGAGGCGGCGATGGCGATCTCTTTGGCACTTATTTTCACGTTGGGCGAAAGGAGTTCGTCTCCGGTCTTGCAGTCGGACGCTTGCGAGTGGACCGCAGTGTGAAAATCCAGTTTTAGGCCGTCCGGTAGAAGTGCTTTGCCCCCTTTGATTTCTACATCTTCGATTTTGACCACGCAGTCAGCGTGCAGCGGCAGAGCTGCTCCGGTCATTATCTCCATGGCGCTCTTCAGGTCTGACAGTGCCTCCTGAGGCGAGCCTGCAGCAGCAGTGCCACAGATTTTGAATTTGCGGAGCCCGGTATTGTAGGACGAGCTGTTTATCGCGATCCCATCCATAGTGGCCCGGTCGAATGGGGGCAAAGAACGGTCGGCCAAGACGCTCTCTCGTAGACACCGGCCCAGCGCCTTTTCCAGCGCTATCTCTTCTGTTTCGATAGACCCAATGCTATCTAGGATGAGTTTTTCCGCTTCCTGAACAGTGATCACAGTGGGGCAGCATCTCCACTTTTAGCTTGGGGGCAACTTTATCTGGT
This genomic interval from Pelagicoccus albus contains the following:
- a CDS encoding molybdopterin-binding protein, whose amino-acid sequence is MITVQEAEKLILDSIGSIETEEIALEKALGRCLRESVLADRSLPPFDRATMDGIAINSSSYNTGLRKFKICGTAAAGSPQEALSDLKSAMEIMTGAALPLHADCVVKIEDVEIKGGKALLPDGLKLDFHTAVHSQASDCKTGDELLSPNVKISAKEIAIAASVGKSKLLVSKTPKITIVSTGDELVSIDQIPESHQIRRSNDATLGAALESAGFQEVNLVHIPDDPEQIETELRQILSSCDALILAGGVSKGKFDYVPEILAKLGVSIRFQWVSQRPGKPMWYGQFSRDGSRLPVFALPGNPVSCFTCLRRYVVPALEKWLQMPASKPVYAKISHDMSFKQELTLFVPAMIESRPSGELWAKPLLFNTSGDFISVAKTDGFLELPRGRKVFPEGEAFVFYPWPR